One genomic segment of Styela clava chromosome 3, kaStyClav1.hap1.2, whole genome shotgun sequence includes these proteins:
- the LOC144420924 gene encoding uncharacterized protein LOC144420924, which produces MKHADRERFVRDLKLCFFCLQNGHWSRQCRRENPCKVPNCKRKHTTLLHPPDNINADDQSEHHKPADDASVSKNTNENREANKFSAFVNSASEARVLLNVIPVKVRVKGQNDVVLTNAFFDTGSTCSFISEALMQRLNATGQETNLNIRTISNVTEQKKSSVINDIELSHFDESDFIALGQLFSNKCIDIDVSNIPTQKDVDQFREFKDVVIPRLNQKVGLLIGKDNFALHKPLEIVHGPDEYFAVRCPAGWMISCPPKTKKVERSNSNFFVKSSVHPLCKMCTEVVNSIQNEKPEFSPNQEIFMERVNKSIHLTTDRHYEIDLPFKNPNVILPKNKSHAEQRLEYLRRRFLKEPDFYNEYKSFVKDMIDNGYAEKVNNSRECDGKTWYLSHHGVRHPEKKRLRVVFDCSAKFSGLCLNDVLLQGPDLANNLVGVLARFRKQSVAIQGDIRAMFHQVKVSEPHRDFLRFPWWRNGDVSQPVACFRMTSFLFGTICSPSCANFALKRTAEDNKEDFSESTVNAVYDALYVDDFLDSKPNAEEAIDHVKNVRNLVSKGGFEITKWVSNDRAVLLSIPEEHRAKDVKGLDLSVDDLPVEKALGMISDVEQDTLCFRVKHKDKPATKRGLLSTINSIFDPLGFGQPVLQPMKVWIQDDLCRKKFDWDDPIPPELKKEWSKWLSDLPKLKNFNVSRCYTPKDFGKIIDIQLHHFSDASEKSYGVVSYIRITNTYEQVHCAIISGKTRLVPLNGSTIPRLELCAATISAKNDAFLKKELKLPISASYFWTDSTTVLRYLANTDKVFKTFVVNRVNLIKETSEIEQWRYVPSQLNPADVASRGRF; this is translated from the coding sequence ATGAAACATGCGGACAGAGAAAGATTTGTGAGGGAtttgaaattatgttttttttgtctACAAAATGGGCACTGGTCAAGGCAGTGCAGACGCGAAAACCCATGCAAAGTTCCAAATTGTAAGCGAAAGCATACTACGCTTTTGCACCCCCCAGATAATATAAATGCGGATGATCAATCTGAACATCATAAGCCTGCTGATGATGCTTCTGTATCGAAAAATACTAATGAAAACAGAGAAGCAAATAAATTTAGTGCGTTTGTGAATTCTGCCAGTGAAGCAAGAGTGTTATTAAACGTAATTCCAGTCAAGGTACGTGTGAAGGGACAGAATGATGTTGTGTTAACAAATGCCTTTTTCGACACTGGCTCAACATGTTCTTTTATAAGTGAAGCGCTCATGCAAAGATTGAATGCCACTGGTcaggaaacaaatttaaatattcgtACTATTTCAAATGTGACTGAACAAAAGAAAAGCTCTGTTATTAACGACATTGAGCTATCCCATTTTGATGAATCTGATTTTATTGCATTGGGTCAACTGTTTTCTAATAAATGTATCGATattgatgtttcaaatattccaaCACAGAAGGATGTGGATCAGTTTCGGGAATTCAAGGATGTGGTAATTCCCAGGCTAAATCAAAAAGTTGGCTTGCTGATAGGAAAAGATAATTTTGCTCTACATAAGCCATTGGAAATTGTACACGGGCCAGATGAATATTTTGCTGTGAGATGCCCTGCTGGATGGATGATTAGCTGTCCTCCCAAAACTAAGAAAGTTGAAAGatcaaattctaatttttttgtcaaatctaGTGTGCACCCACTTTGTAAAATGTGCACTGAAGTGGTCAATTcgatacaaaatgaaaaaccAGAATTTTCCCCtaatcaagaaattttcatGGAAAGAGTGAACAAGTCTATTCATTTGACAACGGATAGACATTATGAAATTGATCTTCCATTTAAAAATCCTAATGTGATTTTGCCAAAAAACAAAAGTCATGCAGAACAAAGATTAGAATATCTCAGAAGACGATTTTTAAAAGAACCGGATTTCTACAATGAATACAAAAGTTTTGTAAAAGATATGATTGATAATGGTTATGCAGAGAAGGTCAACAATTCAAGGGAATGTGATGGTAAAACTTGGTATCTTAGTCACCACGGAGTGCGACACCCAGAAAAGAAAAGACTTCGTGTTGTATTTGATTGTTCAGCTAAATTTTCTGGACTGTGTTTGAATGACGTTCTGTTACAGGGGCCAGACCTTGCAAATAATTTGGTTGGTGTTCTGGCTCGTTTTCGAAAACAATCCGTTGCAATTCAAGGAGACATCCGAGCAATGTTTCACCAAGTGAAAGTTTCCGAACCTCATAGAGATTTTTTGAGATTTCCTTGGTGGCGCAATGGTGATGTCTCACAACCTGTGGCCTGCTTTAGAATGACTTCATTTCTTTTTGGTACAATCTGCTCACCCAGTTGTGCCAATTTTGCCTTGAAAAGGACTGCTGAAGATAATAAAGAAGATTTTAGTGAAAGCACTGTGAATGCTGTTTATGATGCTTTATACGTTGATGATTTTTTGGATTCAAAACCCAATGCTGAGGAAGCTATAGATCATGTCAAGAATGTAAGAAATTTAGTATCCAAAGGTggatttgaaataacaaaatggGTCAGTAATGATCGAGCTGTTTTGCTGTCAATTCCGGAAGAGCATCGTGCGAAAGATGTCAAAGGATTGGATCTCTCAGTGGATGACCTGCCAGTGGAAAAGGCGCTTGGCATGATTTCGGATGTAGAACAAGATACTTTGTGCTTTcgtgtcaaacataaggataaACCTGCTACAAAAAGAGGATTGTTGTCAACTATTAATTCTATTTTTGATCCTCTTGGTTTCGGTCAGCCAGTTCTTCAACCTATGAAAGTTTGGATTCAAGATGATTTATGTAGGAAGAAATTTGATTGGGACGATCCTATTCCACCAGAATTGAAGAAAGAATGGTCAAAATGGCTTTCTGATTTACCAAAATTAAAGAATTTCAATGTATCGAGATGCTATACACCAAAAGATTTTGGTAAAATAATCGATATACAACTTCATCATTTTTCAGATGCGTCTGAAAAGTCATATGGTGTTGTGTCTTACATTAGAATTACAAATACGTATGAACAAGTTCATTGTGCTATTATAAGTGGAAAAACCAGACTTGTCCCTTTAAATGGTTCAACAATACCGCGACTCGAACTTTGTGCAGCAACAATTTCTGCTAAAAATGATGCATTTCTAAAAAAGGAACTCAAACTTCCAATTTCGGCTTCATATTTTTGGACCGACAGTACAACTGTTCTTCGATACCTGGCAAATACAGATAAAGTATTTAAAACTTTTGTGGTCAATAGAGTAAACTTGATAAAAGAAACCTCTGAAATTGAACAATGGCGTTATGTGCCTTCACAACTGAACCCAGCAGATGTTGCCTCAAGGGGGCGTTTTTGA
- the LOC144420925 gene encoding uncharacterized protein LOC144420925, whose translation MNNCSTDNLEVKKESIQCFSNTASEKSVLDRIISKYSDWFRLKKAFAWILRGKNMLFSKLNANELPSNLPKENRIQPLSVTELRNAEFEIIKYEQSKYFCEEIRLLSNNQEIPKSSTLISLRPFLKNDILRVGGRIKDAPISYDAKHPIVIPKDSLIASLMVDYIHRTTGHNGREYVLEEIRQNYWIVKGTSLVRKIINNCVLCRRKQRKPEYREMSDLPVDGVTPDKPPFSYVALDCFGPFFSRQGRSDVKRYGVLFTCLTTRAVHVEIAQNLDMNSFIMALRRFVFRRGQVLEIRSDNGSNFVAAEHELRQAIQCWNQ comes from the coding sequence ATGAACAATTGCTCTACGGATAATCTTGAGGTGAAAAAAGAATCGATACAATGTTTTTCAAACACAGCAAGTGAAAAATCGGTCCTAGATcgtataatttcaaaatattcagacTGGTTTCGTCTGAAGAAAGCTTTTGCCTGGATATTACGAGGTAAAAATATGTTGTTTTCAAAACTTAATGCAAATGAATTGCCTTCTAACCTGCCAAAAGAAAATCGTATTCAACCACTTTCTGTTACTGAACTACGAAATGCGGAATTTGAGATAATCAAATATgaacaatcaaaatatttctgcGAAGAAATACGTTTGCTGTCAAATAATCAAGAAATTCCAAAATCAAGCACTTTGATTTCGCTGCGTCCTTTCttgaaaaatgatattcttCGTGTTGGAGGCAGAATCAAAGATGCTCCAATTAGTTATGATGCTAAGCATCCAATTGTTATACCAAAAGACAGTCTTATTGCATCCCTGATGGTTGATTATATTCATAGGACAACTGGACACAATGGAAGAGAATATGTTCTTGAAGAAATTAGGCAGAACTATTGGATTGTAAAGGGGACTTCATTAGTGAGGAAAATTATCAACAATTGTGTCTTGTGCAGAAGAAAGCAGCGTAAACCCGAATATCGAGAAATGTCGGATTTGCCTGTTGATGGAGTAACTCCTGATAAACCACCATTTTCATATGTGGCTTTGGACTGTTTTGGGCCTTTCTTCAGTCGTCAAGGAAGAAGTGATGTTAAGCGATATGGGGTTCTTTTCACATGTCTAACTACCCGTGCAGTACATGTGGAAATAGCTCAAAATTTGGACATGAACTCATTTATAATGGCTTTAAGAAGATTTGTTTTTCGTAGAGGTCAAGTGTTGGAAATTCGAAGTGACAATGGTTCAAATTTTGTGGCCGCTGAACATGAACTTCGTCAAGCAATACAATGTTGGAATCAGTAG